The following coding sequences are from one Methanosarcina sp. WWM596 window:
- a CDS encoding dihydroorotate dehydrogenase: MYTLTGLELKNPTILAAGVLGTTGASLCRVAREGGAGAVVTKSIGPAPKTGHINPSMVRLDCGFLNAMGLPNPSYPGFLQELEFAKNNSAVPVIASIFGGTPSEFAEVAEGLLPANPDAFELNVSCPHAEGYGAAVGSNPCLVEAVTAAVKDVVNVPVWVKLTPNVADIKSIGTAAESGGADAVVAINTLKGMAIDIESGYPVLGNRSGGLSGKAVKPVAIKCVYDLYTALEIPVIGVGGVSSWEDAAEMLMAGAAAVQIGSAVYDRVDIFSEIGTGIEAFLTRKGYSDIKKIIGLAHEMI, encoded by the coding sequence ATGTATACTCTCACCGGACTTGAATTAAAAAACCCGACCATTCTTGCAGCCGGAGTGCTCGGGACAACCGGCGCTTCCCTCTGCAGGGTTGCGCGTGAAGGAGGAGCGGGTGCAGTTGTGACCAAATCCATAGGTCCCGCCCCAAAAACCGGACACATCAACCCCAGCATGGTTAGGCTGGACTGCGGGTTTTTAAATGCCATGGGGCTTCCGAACCCTTCCTATCCCGGCTTCCTGCAGGAGCTCGAGTTTGCAAAAAATAACTCTGCAGTTCCGGTAATTGCAAGCATTTTCGGGGGCACTCCTTCGGAGTTTGCTGAAGTTGCCGAAGGACTGCTTCCTGCAAATCCTGATGCGTTTGAACTGAATGTAAGCTGCCCTCACGCTGAAGGATACGGAGCCGCAGTCGGTTCAAACCCCTGCCTGGTAGAAGCAGTTACAGCGGCGGTGAAGGATGTTGTTAACGTTCCTGTCTGGGTTAAGCTGACTCCCAATGTTGCAGACATTAAATCCATTGGAACTGCAGCCGAATCCGGGGGTGCGGACGCTGTTGTTGCAATCAATACTTTAAAGGGAATGGCTATTGACATTGAATCCGGATATCCGGTGCTTGGAAACCGTTCAGGAGGGCTTTCCGGAAAAGCTGTCAAGCCCGTAGCTATCAAATGCGTTTACGACCTCTACACTGCCCTGGAAATTCCGGTGATTGGGGTAGGAGGAGTTTCTTCCTGGGAAGACGCTGCGGAAATGTTAATGGCAGGAGCTGCAGCTGTCCAGATCGGGTCTGCGGTATATGACAGAGTGGATATCTTCTCTGAAATCGGGACGGGAATAGAAGCCTTCCTCACGAGGAAAGGTTATTCGGATATAAAGAAAATTATAGGGCTTGCCCATGAGATGATCTGA
- the hemC gene encoding hydroxymethylbilane synthase produces MIIGTRGSQLALAQTKNVARLLEERGVETSIKIIKTSGDRFTDRPLHAVSGGVGAFVRELDDVMLAGEIDIAVHSMKDMPTIRPQAIPTVAILERDTPFDFLLTYDGTTLDELPEQSIIGTSSLRRAAQIRRYRPDLITQELRGNIDTRLRKLKEGQYDGILLAKAGLERMGWDLEGEILSPEFFCPSPNQGTVAVVTRAGTEAEAAVSKLDHTESRIVTELERILISELGGGCTTPIGSYAELKPDKKEIHVLAEVLSLDGREVVRVEESIPMLGGIEKARELGHRLVEMGGRRLAEEALLQISRDACGTESSYDY; encoded by the coding sequence ATGATAATAGGTACCCGGGGCAGCCAGCTTGCGCTTGCCCAGACCAAGAATGTTGCGCGCCTGCTTGAGGAGCGGGGCGTTGAAACCAGTATAAAGATTATAAAAACCAGCGGAGACCGGTTTACTGACCGCCCTCTGCATGCCGTATCCGGAGGAGTCGGGGCTTTTGTCCGGGAACTTGACGATGTCATGCTTGCAGGAGAGATCGATATTGCTGTCCACTCGATGAAGGACATGCCCACAATCCGTCCACAGGCGATTCCCACTGTTGCAATTCTGGAGCGTGACACTCCATTTGATTTCCTGCTCACGTACGACGGGACTACTCTTGACGAACTGCCTGAACAGTCTATTATAGGCACCAGCTCCCTGAGAAGGGCTGCCCAGATCCGGCGTTACAGGCCTGACCTTATTACTCAGGAGCTCCGGGGCAATATTGACACCAGGCTCAGGAAGCTTAAAGAAGGACAGTATGACGGTATCCTGCTAGCAAAAGCAGGGCTTGAGCGTATGGGCTGGGACCTTGAAGGAGAAATCCTTTCCCCTGAATTTTTCTGCCCTTCCCCGAACCAGGGTACGGTTGCAGTGGTGACGAGGGCAGGCACTGAGGCTGAAGCTGCGGTTTCCAAACTTGACCATACCGAGAGCCGGATTGTTACCGAACTCGAACGTATCCTTATCTCCGAACTCGGAGGTGGGTGTACAACCCCTATTGGTTCCTATGCCGAGCTTAAACCTGATAAGAAAGAAATTCATGTTCTGGCTGAAGTCCTTTCCCTGGACGGCAGAGAAGTTGTTCGGGTTGAGGAGTCTATCCCGATGCTTGGAGGTATCGAGAAAGCCAGGGAACTGGGGCACAGGCTTGTGGAGATGGGGGGTAGGAGGCTGGCTGAAGAAGCGCTCCTTCAGATCTCCAGAGATGCATGCGGTACGGAGAGTTCATACGATTATTGA
- a CDS encoding glutamate--tRNA ligase: protein MTLSPEDLKSIEKYALQNAVKYGKAPQPKAVMGKVMGEYPQLRANPGAVSAALEAIVSEIANGNPEAWEARLSEIAPELIEALSVKKEPDKGLKPLEGAETGKVVMRFAPNPNGPATLGSSRGMVVNSEYVKIYQGKFILRFDDTDPDIKRPMLEAYPWYLDDFKWLGVVPDQVVYASDHFPIYYDYAKKLIEMGKAYVCFCKGGDFKKLKDAKQACPHRNTSPEENLMHWEKMLAGEYEDQQAVLRIKTDIEHKDPALRDWGAFRIRKMSHPRPEIGTKYVVWPLLDFAGAIEDHELGMTHIIRGKDLIDSEKRQGYIYKYFGWTYPKTTHWGRVKIHEFGKFSTSTLRKSIEAGEYSGWDDPRLPTIRAIRRRGIRAEALKKFMIEMGVGMTDVSISMESLYAENRKIVDPSANRYFFVWDPVELEIAGMEPSVAKLPLHPTDHARGVREIAVENKVLVCKDDVEKLEVGSIIRLKEFCNIEITSLSPLQAKRSDVSLETLKKAKAKIIHWTPVDGIPVKVRGPEGDIEGIGEHGIATELDKIVQFERFGFCRIDTVSKEKVVAYFTHK from the coding sequence ATGACCTTAAGTCCTGAAGATCTTAAATCAATAGAAAAATATGCCCTTCAAAATGCTGTGAAATACGGGAAAGCCCCCCAGCCCAAAGCCGTAATGGGCAAGGTAATGGGAGAGTACCCCCAGCTAAGGGCCAATCCCGGAGCTGTCTCTGCGGCACTTGAAGCCATTGTTTCTGAAATTGCTAATGGAAACCCCGAAGCCTGGGAAGCCCGGCTGTCGGAAATTGCTCCTGAGCTCATAGAAGCCCTGAGTGTAAAGAAAGAGCCGGACAAGGGTTTAAAACCCCTCGAAGGGGCAGAAACCGGGAAAGTCGTAATGCGCTTTGCCCCTAACCCCAACGGGCCTGCGACCCTGGGCAGTTCAAGGGGCATGGTAGTCAATTCCGAGTACGTAAAGATCTATCAAGGCAAGTTTATCCTGCGTTTTGACGATACCGACCCTGATATAAAGCGCCCCATGCTTGAAGCCTATCCCTGGTATCTGGACGACTTCAAATGGCTCGGAGTTGTACCTGACCAGGTTGTCTATGCCTCTGACCATTTCCCTATCTATTACGATTATGCAAAAAAGCTAATTGAGATGGGCAAAGCCTATGTCTGTTTCTGTAAAGGGGGAGACTTCAAAAAGTTAAAGGACGCAAAGCAAGCCTGCCCGCACAGGAACACTAGCCCTGAAGAAAACCTCATGCACTGGGAAAAGATGCTTGCCGGGGAATATGAAGACCAGCAGGCTGTGCTGAGGATCAAGACAGACATCGAACATAAGGATCCTGCTCTGAGGGACTGGGGGGCATTCAGGATAAGAAAAATGTCTCATCCCCGCCCTGAAATCGGAACCAAGTACGTTGTCTGGCCTCTCCTGGACTTTGCAGGCGCTATCGAGGACCATGAACTCGGCATGACCCACATCATCCGGGGCAAAGACCTTATAGACAGCGAAAAGCGGCAGGGTTACATCTACAAATACTTCGGATGGACGTACCCAAAAACAACTCACTGGGGTCGAGTAAAGATCCATGAGTTTGGGAAGTTCAGCACAAGCACCCTGCGCAAATCCATTGAAGCCGGAGAATACAGCGGCTGGGATGACCCCCGCCTACCAACAATCCGGGCAATCCGTCGCCGTGGGATAAGGGCTGAAGCTCTCAAAAAGTTCATGATAGAAATGGGAGTTGGGATGACTGACGTAAGTATAAGCATGGAGTCTCTTTACGCCGAAAACCGTAAAATCGTGGATCCAAGTGCAAACAGGTACTTCTTTGTCTGGGACCCGGTAGAACTGGAAATTGCAGGCATGGAACCTTCAGTTGCTAAACTTCCGCTCCACCCCACTGATCATGCAAGAGGTGTAAGGGAAATTGCTGTAGAAAATAAGGTACTTGTCTGTAAAGATGATGTCGAAAAGCTGGAAGTAGGTTCCATCATCCGCTTAAAAGAGTTCTGCAATATCGAAATCACTTCCCTTTCCCCGCTGCAGGCAAAACGCTCTGATGTTTCTCTTGAAACCCTTAAAAAAGCAAAAGCAAAAATAATCCACTGGACTCCTGTTGACGGAATCCCTGTGAAAGTGCGCGGCCCAGAAGGAGATATCGAAGGAATCGGAGAACACGGGATTGCAACCGAACTTGATAAAATAGTCCAGTTCGAACGTTTCGGCTTCTGCAGAATTGATACCGTAAGCAAAGAAAAAGTTGTGGCTTATTTTACCCACAAATAA
- a CDS encoding dihydroorotate dehydrogenase electron transfer subunit has protein sequence MLPLNAIITQITEETPLVRTFFFDHRFEDMEPGQFVMVWIRGVDEIPMGLSRNNSITVQKVGEATSKLFELKEGDSFGLRGPFGKGFTLPVRGEKVLVIAGGVGAAPLSPYAEAAFAAGAEVHTILGARSAEDLLFEGRFEALGKIYISTDDGSKGVKGFVTDVLKNLDVAAYDRIAVCGPEIMMASVFRLFEELQVLEKAEFSLHRYFKCGIGICGACCIDKSGLRVCKDGPVFSGVQLIGSELGNYSRDASGRRVKI, from the coding sequence ATGCTTCCTCTTAATGCTATAATAACACAGATAACTGAAGAAACTCCTCTGGTCAGGACTTTTTTCTTTGACCACAGGTTTGAGGATATGGAACCAGGCCAGTTTGTAATGGTCTGGATCAGGGGCGTGGACGAGATTCCTATGGGCCTTTCCAGAAATAATTCCATAACTGTCCAGAAGGTGGGCGAGGCGACCTCAAAGCTCTTTGAGTTAAAAGAAGGCGACTCCTTCGGGCTCAGAGGGCCTTTCGGAAAGGGCTTTACCCTTCCTGTTAGAGGCGAAAAAGTCCTTGTTATAGCCGGTGGGGTCGGTGCTGCTCCCTTATCCCCTTATGCTGAGGCAGCCTTTGCTGCAGGCGCTGAGGTACATACCATTCTTGGGGCACGGAGTGCCGAAGACCTGCTATTTGAAGGGCGGTTCGAAGCCCTCGGAAAGATTTATATCTCAACTGATGACGGTTCAAAAGGCGTTAAAGGGTTTGTGACCGATGTCCTCAAAAACCTTGATGTTGCAGCCTATGACAGAATTGCAGTCTGTGGTCCTGAAATAATGATGGCTTCGGTATTCAGGCTCTTTGAAGAGCTTCAGGTCCTTGAAAAGGCAGAGTTCAGCCTCCACCGCTATTTTAAATGCGGCATCGGCATCTGCGGGGCATGCTGTATAGACAAGTCCGGGCTTCGGGTCTGTAAGGATGGGCCTGTATTTTCCGGAGTTCAACTTATTGGTTCGGAACTCGGAAACTACTCGCGGGATGCCAGTGGGCGAAGAGTTAAAATTTAA
- a CDS encoding RPA family protein: MLKREIAKRIFAKEFEACRELEKSARSSSEIVDSKSPNLLISPLGLILNRVFAVGVLTELDSIGTQNEMWKARIVDPTGAFTVYAGQYQPDASIFFSTVQVPAFIALTGKARIYEPEPGSVFISIRAEEANVVDEEIRNRWVVDTAEQTVDRLEAFSDALASGYHGETLREYLLERGISEELAEGISIALERDRAPQEFARQLSAYIREGLKALNFESEGPAGAKADQKEFVLELLKEIGGGRGVDYATFVDSAVSRGVPEEFVEEVVRSLLAGGQCYEPKIGIIRLVG; encoded by the coding sequence TTGCTTAAGAGAGAAATTGCAAAAAGAATTTTTGCGAAGGAATTTGAAGCCTGTAGGGAGCTTGAGAAATCGGCAAGGTCCTCGTCCGAAATAGTTGATTCGAAATCCCCTAACCTGCTTATCAGCCCTCTGGGGCTTATTCTCAACCGTGTCTTTGCAGTTGGCGTGCTTACCGAACTCGACAGCATAGGTACGCAAAACGAAATGTGGAAAGCCCGGATAGTTGACCCTACGGGAGCTTTTACAGTATATGCAGGGCAGTACCAGCCTGATGCTTCCATTTTCTTTTCAACGGTTCAGGTCCCTGCTTTCATAGCCCTTACCGGAAAAGCCCGTATTTACGAACCCGAACCTGGCTCTGTTTTTATCTCAATCCGGGCAGAAGAGGCAAACGTTGTAGACGAAGAGATCCGCAATAGGTGGGTTGTGGATACTGCAGAACAGACCGTTGACAGGCTCGAGGCTTTTTCGGATGCTCTTGCAAGTGGATATCATGGAGAAACCCTCAGGGAATATCTGCTTGAGAGAGGAATTTCCGAAGAGCTTGCGGAAGGGATTTCCATTGCCCTTGAAAGGGACCGCGCCCCTCAGGAATTTGCAAGACAGCTCAGTGCATATATCAGAGAAGGGCTAAAGGCTCTTAACTTTGAATCCGAAGGTCCTGCAGGAGCCAAGGCTGACCAGAAGGAATTCGTACTCGAACTACTAAAGGAAATTGGCGGAGGTAGGGGAGTTGATTACGCTACTTTTGTAGATTCTGCGGTTTCAAGAGGTGTTCCTGAAGAGTTCGTAGAAGAAGTTGTCCGTTCCCTTCTTGCGGGAGGGCAGTGTTACGAGCCAAAGATCGGGATTATAAGACTTGTAGGTTAA
- a CDS encoding Single-stranded DNA binding protein, which produces MDKKIAPQLEELTRALGDIEKSGIRAEFDKLLAFRVPPEVAKESILRKFGGTRKVLKVKDLSTSLKNFGITGRILDIGEKAIHPQEGAQEGPSRLYTGVLADETGSVMFSSWKELPGSTGDVINIRNAYTRLWQNRIRLSIGKQSLVSIVPDSPLPQLSELSKSPAKKLIDIGAVDFSVGTTACVLQLSHREVLIRGKQSKVISGVLADETARLPFSAWVELPGIDIGSTIRIEGAQVRMFRGMPSINILSSTKVSSVGPEEAEKLAFTFESAAKDPVPLKIEEIDSRDNMFDIVAAGNVVSVRPGSGIISRCPECSRVIQKSNCRAHGKVEGVRDMRIKAVLDDGTGAMSVMFPRELAETIYGKSLEEAEQLMFSDISKDAVYEDLRRILTGRYLAVRGNASKGEYGVSFVAESAWVPEDDLAVRVVELLHRLGKDEEETDLEVSGGEIRLA; this is translated from the coding sequence ATGGACAAAAAAATTGCGCCCCAACTTGAAGAGCTAACCAGGGCGCTTGGAGACATTGAAAAGAGTGGCATCCGGGCAGAATTCGATAAACTTCTTGCTTTTCGCGTACCTCCGGAGGTTGCAAAGGAAAGTATCCTCCGAAAGTTTGGGGGAACAAGGAAAGTCCTGAAGGTAAAAGACCTTTCAACCTCCCTGAAAAATTTTGGAATAACAGGCAGAATCCTGGATATAGGGGAAAAGGCAATCCACCCTCAGGAAGGAGCTCAGGAGGGGCCTTCCAGACTATATACCGGGGTTCTTGCAGATGAAACGGGTTCAGTCATGTTTTCCTCCTGGAAAGAACTTCCAGGTTCAACCGGAGATGTAATCAATATCAGGAATGCCTATACTCGCCTCTGGCAGAACAGAATAAGGCTTTCTATAGGAAAACAGTCTCTGGTATCCATAGTTCCGGATTCTCCCCTCCCTCAGCTTTCCGAACTTTCCAAAAGCCCTGCAAAAAAATTGATTGACATAGGCGCTGTGGATTTTTCCGTAGGAACCACAGCCTGTGTACTTCAGCTTTCTCACAGGGAAGTTCTGATAAGGGGCAAGCAGTCTAAAGTGATTTCCGGCGTGCTTGCGGATGAGACAGCAAGATTACCTTTCAGTGCCTGGGTTGAACTTCCGGGCATTGACATAGGAAGTACAATCCGGATAGAAGGAGCCCAGGTCCGCATGTTCAGAGGAATGCCTTCGATCAATATCCTCAGCAGCACTAAAGTCTCATCAGTTGGGCCTGAAGAAGCTGAAAAGCTTGCTTTTACTTTCGAGTCTGCAGCAAAAGACCCTGTCCCTTTAAAAATAGAAGAAATAGACTCAAGAGACAATATGTTCGATATAGTTGCAGCAGGAAATGTTGTATCCGTCCGACCGGGTTCAGGGATAATTTCCCGCTGTCCGGAGTGCAGCCGCGTGATTCAGAAATCAAATTGCAGGGCGCATGGCAAGGTGGAAGGCGTAAGGGACATGCGGATTAAGGCTGTGCTGGATGACGGGACAGGGGCAATGTCCGTCATGTTTCCAAGGGAACTTGCAGAAACGATCTACGGGAAGTCCCTTGAGGAAGCCGAACAGCTCATGTTTTCTGATATTTCTAAAGATGCGGTCTATGAAGACCTGAGAAGGATTCTTACCGGCCGCTACCTTGCAGTACGCGGGAATGCTTCAAAGGGAGAGTATGGGGTTTCTTTTGTTGCAGAAAGTGCCTGGGTGCCTGAAGATGACCTCGCTGTTCGAGTTGTTGAATTATTACACAGACTCGGGAAGGATGAAGAGGAAACGGATTTAGAGGTTTCCGGGGGAGAGATACGCCTTGCTTAA
- a CDS encoding fumarylacetoacetate hydrolase family protein, which yields MIGRFRSGDVVFYGEIEDGRVYPSGGISAGAFELSELRVLPPSFPSKIVCVGLNYKDHADELSMEIPENPIIFLKPPSAVIGHGDKIIYPASSSRVDYEAELAVVIGKRCKNIPAEKAEDVIAGYTCFNDVTARDLQQKDGQWTRAKSFDTFAAFGPYIVSTEEIDVTDAKISCRVNGETRQASSTSNLMFDIPYLIEFISEIMTLEVGDVIATGTPPGVGELHRGDTVEVEVQGIGTLRNEVV from the coding sequence ATGATTGGAAGGTTCAGGTCAGGGGATGTCGTTTTTTATGGTGAAATCGAAGATGGGCGGGTGTATCCCAGTGGAGGTATCTCTGCCGGAGCATTTGAACTTTCGGAACTTCGTGTTCTACCCCCTTCATTCCCTTCTAAAATCGTCTGTGTTGGCCTGAACTATAAAGACCATGCTGACGAGCTTTCCATGGAAATCCCTGAAAACCCTATTATTTTTCTAAAGCCCCCATCTGCAGTTATAGGGCATGGAGATAAGATCATCTACCCTGCATCCAGTTCGCGGGTGGACTATGAAGCCGAACTCGCAGTCGTAATCGGAAAGCGCTGCAAGAATATTCCCGCCGAAAAAGCCGAGGACGTGATTGCAGGCTATACCTGTTTTAATGATGTGACTGCCCGTGATCTCCAGCAAAAAGACGGGCAGTGGACAAGGGCAAAGAGTTTCGATACCTTTGCGGCATTCGGGCCTTATATAGTCTCTACAGAAGAAATTGATGTTACTGATGCGAAGATTTCCTGCAGGGTAAACGGGGAAACCAGACAGGCATCAAGTACCTCAAACCTGATGTTTGATATTCCTTATCTTATTGAATTCATCAGCGAGATTATGACCCTGGAAGTAGGGGATGTAATCGCTACCGGAACACCCCCTGGAGTAGGAGAACTGCACAGAGGAGATACCGTGGAAGTTGAGGTCCAGGGAATCGGAACACTTAGAAACGAGGTTGTCTGA
- the serA gene encoding phosphoglycerate dehydrogenase, with the protein MKVLVSDSLSNEGLEILKEHFTVDVNTGLSENELVEKIGAYDALVIRSGTQVTQRVIEAADNLKIIGRAGVGVDNIDVDAATKKGIIVANAPEGNMISAAEHTIAMMMSMSRNIPQANASLKSREWKRNKFTGIEVKGKTLGIVGLGRIGSEVAKRASGLEMNLMGYDPFISEKRAVELGVKLATVNEIAKEADYITVHTPLIKETRNILDDEQFALMKKGVRILNCARGGIISEEALTKALESGKVGGAALDVFVEEPPFDSPLLNFDNVIVTPHLGASTQEAQVNVAIDIAKEVVSVLTGGLAKNAINIPSVKPEAMAVLAPYIRLSELMGKIAGQLVDGNYEKVEIAYNGEISGKDTRPLTVSALKGLLEMALGSGVNYVNAPTLAKSRKIAVVESKSESAEEYSSTVSIRLTSGETAKLVTGTVVGDEPKIVSVDEDYVDIFPAGRMIFAKHINKPNVIGPCCMVLGKNNINISGMQVGRAKVGGVTMMVLNVDTDVSDAILEEVRQVPGIINAKLVTL; encoded by the coding sequence ATGAAAGTATTGGTCAGCGACTCACTCTCCAATGAAGGTTTGGAGATTCTAAAAGAGCACTTTACTGTTGACGTCAACACCGGCCTTTCCGAAAATGAGCTGGTGGAAAAGATCGGGGCATACGATGCCCTTGTAATACGCAGCGGCACTCAGGTCACTCAGAGAGTCATCGAAGCTGCCGACAACCTGAAAATTATTGGAAGGGCGGGAGTCGGAGTCGATAATATCGATGTGGATGCAGCCACAAAGAAAGGAATCATTGTAGCTAATGCTCCCGAAGGAAACATGATCTCGGCAGCAGAGCACACAATTGCTATGATGATGTCAATGTCCAGGAATATCCCCCAGGCCAACGCTTCCCTAAAATCCAGAGAATGGAAGCGCAACAAGTTCACGGGTATCGAGGTAAAGGGCAAGACCCTTGGAATTGTAGGGCTTGGAAGGATCGGGTCTGAGGTTGCAAAGAGGGCTTCAGGGCTTGAAATGAACCTTATGGGTTATGACCCTTTCATTTCTGAGAAGCGGGCTGTCGAACTCGGAGTCAAGCTGGCTACGGTTAATGAAATCGCAAAAGAGGCTGACTACATCACAGTGCACACTCCACTTATCAAAGAGACCAGAAATATCCTCGATGACGAGCAGTTTGCTCTCATGAAGAAAGGAGTAAGGATCCTCAACTGCGCCCGCGGCGGAATCATCAGTGAAGAAGCCCTGACAAAAGCTCTTGAAAGCGGCAAGGTCGGCGGGGCAGCACTGGACGTTTTTGTCGAAGAGCCTCCTTTTGACAGCCCTCTCCTTAACTTTGACAATGTAATCGTAACTCCTCACCTCGGTGCCTCCACACAGGAAGCTCAGGTTAATGTAGCAATCGATATTGCCAAAGAAGTTGTTTCTGTCCTTACCGGTGGGCTTGCAAAGAATGCAATCAATATTCCCTCAGTGAAGCCCGAAGCTATGGCAGTCCTTGCTCCATACATAAGGCTCTCAGAGCTCATGGGTAAAATCGCAGGACAGCTTGTAGACGGCAATTACGAAAAGGTAGAAATCGCATACAATGGGGAAATCTCCGGAAAAGATACCAGGCCCCTTACAGTCTCTGCTCTTAAAGGGCTGCTTGAAATGGCTCTTGGTTCCGGGGTAAATTATGTCAACGCTCCTACTCTTGCGAAGTCCAGAAAGATCGCAGTAGTTGAAAGCAAGTCTGAATCCGCAGAAGAATATTCTTCAACTGTCAGTATCAGGCTCACCAGCGGAGAAACGGCGAAACTGGTTACCGGAACTGTTGTTGGAGACGAGCCTAAGATTGTTTCCGTTGACGAGGACTATGTAGACATCTTCCCCGCAGGCCGTATGATCTTTGCCAAGCACATTAACAAGCCAAACGTTATCGGACCATGCTGTATGGTTCTTGGTAAAAACAACATCAACATTTCAGGCATGCAGGTCGGAAGGGCGAAAGTCGGAGGCGTGACTATGATGGTTCTTAATGTGGATACCGATGTCTCTGATGCAATCCTTGAAGAGGTCAGGCAGGTCCCCGGGATCATCAATGCAAAGCTTGTGACTCTCTGA
- a CDS encoding nitrous oxide reductase family maturation protein NosD, with protein sequence MERVKEKNLQVFIIVAVAFILAVICTCSFASAANLRVDPAAEGGYTTIQAAVDAAKEGDTIFVNQGTYVENLIIDRQVRIWSDSRNPENTIVKAADPTESAVEITADRATFSGFGVEDSDKAGILLTGVNNCYINNNRARNSEYGILLQDAGTNNINGNILTLNEIGIRLEGSNSNTIQDNLVAYNYGFGISLEESSKNIIYNNYFKNAENVEENTVNADNAWQSTLSTKSNLVRGPYIGGNFWANPEGTGYSETCVDGNSNGICDSAYEVTGGGSDKSPLFPKVPGAVTTLENKLDAGAYDQGLADREGTGNETEFPLEGVTEEETEGTTEPAGEGEETSETGAPEENGAPGPGLAFTVLAAGAAYILKRKR encoded by the coding sequence ATGGAAAGAGTAAAAGAAAAGAATTTACAGGTATTTATTATAGTAGCGGTTGCGTTTATTCTGGCAGTCATATGCACATGTTCTTTCGCTTCCGCAGCAAATTTAAGGGTAGACCCTGCAGCAGAAGGGGGCTATACCACAATACAGGCTGCAGTAGACGCCGCAAAAGAAGGAGATACTATTTTTGTAAACCAGGGAACTTATGTTGAAAACCTTATAATCGACAGGCAGGTGAGGATCTGGTCGGACTCGAGAAACCCTGAGAATACGATTGTGAAGGCAGCTGACCCTACAGAAAGTGCCGTGGAGATAACTGCGGACAGGGCAACTTTCAGTGGGTTTGGGGTAGAGGATTCGGATAAAGCAGGGATTTTGCTGACAGGAGTCAATAACTGCTATATCAACAATAACAGAGCCAGAAACTCAGAATACGGGATTCTGCTGCAGGATGCAGGAACCAACAACATAAACGGCAACATCCTAACCCTGAACGAAATCGGGATCAGGCTCGAAGGTTCAAACTCAAATACGATTCAGGACAACCTCGTTGCTTACAACTATGGTTTCGGAATCTCCCTTGAAGAGAGCAGCAAGAACATTATTTATAATAACTACTTCAAAAATGCCGAAAATGTCGAAGAAAACACCGTAAACGCAGACAATGCCTGGCAGAGCACTCTCTCAACCAAAAGTAACCTTGTCAGGGGTCCGTATATTGGCGGAAATTTCTGGGCAAACCCTGAAGGCACGGGTTACAGTGAAACCTGCGTGGATGGAAACAGCAACGGAATTTGTGATTCCGCATACGAGGTCACTGGTGGTGGGTCCGATAAATCTCCTCTTTTCCCGAAAGTTCCAGGTGCTGTCACAACCCTTGAAAACAAACTGGATGCTGGAGCTTATGATCAGGGCCTGGCAGACAGAGAAGGCACAGGAAATGAGACTGAATTCCCTCTGGAGGGAGTAACGGAGGAAGAAACCGAAGGAACAACAGAACCTGCAGGTGAAGGAGAGGAAACTTCCGAAACCGGGGCTCCAGAAGAAAACGGAGCTCCCGGACCAGGCCTTGCATTTACGGTTCTGGCGGCAGGAGCAGCTTATATCCTAAAGCGGAAAAGATAA